A window from Ardenticatenales bacterium encodes these proteins:
- a CDS encoding YggT family protein, whose amino-acid sequence MLYQVINTIFSLISLLVFVRVLLSWVRVDPYNPLVRMLYEVTDPILVPFQRLIPPAGGLDFSPIIALVVLDLLRRLLLSLV is encoded by the coding sequence ATGCTGTACCAAGTCATTAACACTATCTTTTCCCTGATAAGCCTGCTCGTGTTTGTGCGTGTGCTGTTGTCATGGGTGCGGGTTGACCCCTACAACCCGCTCGTGCGTATGCTCTACGAAGTAACTGACCCCATCCTGGTTCCCTTCCAGCGCCTGATTCCCCCGGCGGGGGGGCTTGATTTCAGCCCGATCATTGCCCTGGTGGTGCTGGATTTGCTGCGTCGGCTGCTGCTGAGCCTGGTGTGA
- a CDS encoding histidine phosphatase family protein, whose amino-acid sequence MTTHFLLIRHAQTNWNVAGRWQGQMDVPLNETGVAQAGALARRLRDYPITAVYSSDLRRAAQTARVVGRALGVSVVLDVAWRERHAGIFHSMTTAELAAHYPQARQNGLLMHPPGGESHADVHQRVMCAYQNLLQRHAGEMIAIVSHGGTLRMLLGYVLGVPLESFAPFVLHGNTGLSRIEVRPDRPPFVSLLNDTAHLELSL is encoded by the coding sequence ATGACCACGCACTTTTTGCTCATTCGCCATGCGCAGACGAACTGGAATGTGGCCGGGCGCTGGCAGGGGCAAATGGATGTGCCTCTCAATGAGACGGGGGTGGCGCAGGCGGGGGCGTTGGCCCGGCGTTTGCGCGACTATCCGATCACGGCTGTCTACAGCAGTGATTTGCGGCGGGCGGCGCAGACGGCGCGTGTGGTGGGGCGGGCGCTGGGGGTGTCTGTGGTGTTGGATGTGGCGTGGCGGGAGCGACATGCCGGCATTTTCCACAGCATGACCACCGCCGAACTAGCCGCCCACTATCCCCAGGCCCGGCAAAACGGCCTACTCATGCACCCCCCCGGCGGCGAAAGCCACGCCGACGTCCACCAGCGCGTCATGTGTGCCTACCAAAACCTGCTGCAACGCCACGCGGGGGAGATGATCGCTATCGTCAGCCACGGGGGAACCTTGCGTATGCTCCTGGGGTACGTTCTCGGCGTCCCCCTTGAGAGCTTCGCCCCCTTCGTCCTGCACGGCAACACCGGCCTCAGCCGCATCGAAGTCCGCCCCGACCGTCCCCCCTTCGTCAGTCTCCTCAACGACACGGCTCACCTGGAATTGAGCCTGTAG